A DNA window from Polynucleobacter sp. AP-Titi-500A-B4 contains the following coding sequences:
- the pyrR gene encoding bifunctional pyr operon transcriptional regulator/uracil phosphoribosyltransferase PyrR yields MNAELLYKKLLEALRTRSQQGPYELAGLAMGGAWIAERLAKDLGLPHFGVINVAFHRDDYAEKGMTALRTASTMTTHLPFDVNGANIILIDDVLLTGRTVRAALNELFDFGRPAQVELMVLADRGNRELPVCANFVGEQVQVPDNQILVLEKDAAGKFSFELEERE; encoded by the coding sequence ATGAACGCTGAACTGTTATACAAAAAACTACTTGAAGCTCTGCGTACAAGGTCACAGCAAGGGCCTTATGAGCTCGCTGGCTTAGCTATGGGCGGCGCTTGGATTGCAGAGCGCTTAGCTAAAGATTTGGGATTGCCTCATTTTGGCGTGATTAATGTCGCCTTTCATCGCGATGATTATGCGGAGAAAGGGATGACTGCTTTACGGACTGCGAGCACAATGACGACGCATTTACCTTTTGACGTGAATGGCGCCAATATTATTTTGATTGATGATGTTTTGCTGACCGGTAGAACAGTACGCGCAGCCTTAAATGAGTTGTTTGACTTTGGTCGACCTGCACAAGTGGAGTTAATGGTGCTGGCAGATCGCGGTAATCGTGAGCTTCCAGTTTGCGCGAACTTTGTGGGCGAGCAAGTACAAGTTCCTGATAATCAAATCTTGGTTTTAGAAAAAGACGCCGCTGGTAAGTTTAGCTTTGAGCTTGAGGAGCGTGAATAA
- a CDS encoding glycosyltransferase: MESLVSVDIPMVIKKKRWLILSHGFNMDGRASSLTITDKIPYFLHAGIEPVVFSAITGIKDQRFPHYQYLAWGPAAFRFDFRHWIANKYGRGFFYKLTTRTVSILLAPLIGLEKFILGYSSQWSWAFPAFIHGFILARQGKIDLIYSTGGAWSAHLAGLWLKKATGLPLIVEVHDPLVIRKNPNDQGFERPKNRDARFRHYLEKQLIRFSDKVWWFTDGALHYAKVRNPNLSTPNNAHGFVVTPGAQPPGGLKSKNQHQYSDKLNLCHFGSLAKDRSLSTVLWALIPLFKKYPHARELIRVHAYGAPLDSLSIEAVEKLGFSDVLLAHGRLEIDPITGKSGRERVAEKMQEAAVLILLHGNDEWCAEYIPSKFYDYLWTGRPIWGITHRNPQLDQMLLERGAYLSAEGDSEGIAMTLERIWLDWQAKSLIEPIWKPIGVDQAVKTILTQAQDR; this comes from the coding sequence GTGGAATCACTAGTGAGCGTTGATATTCCTATGGTGATTAAAAAAAAGCGTTGGTTGATTTTGTCACATGGTTTTAATATGGATGGCCGTGCTTCAAGCTTAACCATTACAGATAAAATTCCTTATTTTTTGCATGCAGGTATTGAGCCAGTTGTATTCAGCGCTATCACTGGAATAAAAGATCAGAGATTTCCTCATTATCAATATTTAGCTTGGGGCCCTGCAGCATTTCGATTCGATTTTCGACATTGGATTGCCAACAAATATGGACGTGGATTCTTTTATAAGCTTACAACGAGAACAGTTTCGATTTTATTGGCGCCTTTAATTGGGTTAGAAAAATTTATCCTGGGTTATTCAAGTCAATGGTCTTGGGCTTTTCCTGCTTTTATTCACGGTTTCATTTTGGCCCGACAAGGCAAGATAGACCTAATTTATTCCACTGGAGGGGCATGGTCGGCGCATTTAGCAGGCCTATGGTTAAAAAAGGCAACAGGATTGCCATTAATCGTAGAGGTTCATGATCCGCTAGTGATTAGAAAAAATCCAAACGATCAAGGATTTGAGCGGCCTAAAAATCGCGATGCCCGATTTCGACATTATTTGGAAAAACAACTTATACGTTTTTCCGATAAGGTATGGTGGTTTACTGATGGTGCTTTACATTATGCCAAGGTAAGAAATCCCAATCTTAGCACCCCAAATAATGCTCATGGTTTTGTGGTGACGCCAGGTGCGCAACCACCTGGTGGCCTTAAATCAAAAAATCAGCATCAGTACAGCGATAAATTAAATTTATGTCACTTTGGTTCTTTAGCAAAAGATCGCTCGTTATCAACTGTCCTTTGGGCTCTGATTCCTTTGTTCAAGAAATATCCTCATGCACGTGAGTTAATTCGGGTGCATGCATATGGAGCACCATTGGACTCATTGTCGATAGAAGCTGTTGAGAAGCTTGGGTTTAGTGATGTGCTCTTAGCGCATGGTCGACTTGAGATTGACCCTATTACCGGAAAATCAGGGAGGGAGCGTGTAGCAGAGAAGATGCAGGAGGCTGCTGTATTGATTTTGCTCCATGGAAATGATGAGTGGTGCGCTGAGTATATTCCCTCCAAGTTTTACGACTATCTCTGGACTGGTAGGCCAATTTGGGGGATTACCCATCGCAATCCACAGCTTGATCAGATGCTATTAGAGCGCGGAGCTTATTTGAGCGCTGAAGGTGATTCTGAGGGTATTGCTATGACACTAGAGAGAATTTGGTTAGACTGGCAGGCAAAGAGTTTGATTGAGCCCATTTGGAAGCCAATTGGAGTAGATCAGGCAGTAAAGACCATATTGACCCAGGCGCAAGATCGCTAG
- the rfbB gene encoding dTDP-glucose 4,6-dehydratase, with product MIMVTGGAGFIGANFVLSWLMSPNAEGIVNLDKLTYAGNLANLETLEKDARHTFVHGDIGDKLLVAQLLEEYRPRAIVNFAAESHVDRSIYGPADFIQTNIVGTFNLLECTREYWGNLLGDEKRQFRFHHVSTDEVYGSLSASDHAFRETNPYEPNSPYSASKAASDHLVRAWFHTYGMPVVTTNCSNNYGPYHFPEKLIPLVILNALDGKPLPVYGDGQQIRDWLYVGDHCSAIREVLANGRLGETYNIGGWNEKANLEVVNTICKILDELKPRADKKSYTEQITFVKDRPGHDRRYAIDASKIEKELGWRPAETFDTGIRKTVEWYLDNPTWVKGVVTGSYRDWLDKQYRN from the coding sequence ATGATTATGGTTACTGGCGGCGCAGGATTCATTGGTGCCAATTTTGTTCTAAGTTGGCTTATGTCGCCAAATGCTGAAGGCATTGTGAATTTAGACAAGTTAACTTATGCAGGTAACTTAGCGAACCTAGAAACCCTCGAAAAAGATGCAAGACACACTTTTGTCCATGGAGATATTGGAGACAAGCTACTGGTAGCTCAATTGCTGGAGGAGTATCGCCCTCGAGCTATCGTGAACTTTGCGGCTGAGAGTCACGTAGATAGATCCATTTATGGACCAGCAGATTTTATTCAAACCAACATAGTGGGCACTTTTAATCTATTGGAATGTACTCGAGAGTATTGGGGTAATCTTCTCGGTGATGAAAAGCGGCAATTTCGTTTTCATCATGTCTCGACTGATGAGGTTTATGGATCCTTATCTGCATCAGATCACGCATTTAGAGAGACCAATCCTTATGAGCCTAATAGTCCCTATTCGGCTTCTAAGGCTGCCTCCGATCATTTGGTACGCGCTTGGTTTCATACCTATGGCATGCCAGTTGTTACAACTAATTGTTCCAATAATTATGGGCCGTATCATTTTCCAGAAAAGTTAATCCCCCTAGTCATATTGAACGCATTGGATGGTAAACCCCTTCCAGTTTATGGTGATGGTCAACAAATTCGCGACTGGCTATATGTTGGGGATCATTGCTCTGCGATTCGCGAAGTACTGGCTAATGGTCGCCTAGGTGAAACTTATAATATTGGTGGCTGGAATGAGAAAGCTAATCTTGAGGTTGTAAATACCATCTGCAAAATTCTGGATGAGCTAAAACCCCGTGCCGATAAAAAATCGTATACAGAGCAGATTACTTTTGTTAAAGATCGACCGGGACATGATCGTCGATATGCTATTGATGCCAGTAAGATTGAAAAAGAATTAGGTTGGCGTCCCGCTGAAACCTTTGATACCGGTATTCGTAAGACAGTTGAGTGGTACCTAGATAACCCAACTTGGGTAAAAGGGGTTGTCACAGGCTCTTATCGCGATTGGCTTGATAAACAGTATCGCAATTAA
- a CDS encoding DUF6492 family protein: MKDFVLYCKSYSRDFLRLKRLLESINQFNADHLDFYISTPSADKGLLEEILGQDGYIWIADEDIVVANPNADFSKYQAMSGGLSQQIIKSEFWRLGLAENYLCLDSDSLFIRNFYKSDFLSNDGVPYTVLHQNKELFQLATDRGHEKVERGLRIEAERVKGLFDRKGPNFYCAPSPFIWSARVWMSLDTEYLQSKSMSVWDFITPEYPETLIYGEALLKYRAIPLIAIEPLFRTYHYDWQYFLMKRLGETKAKLAQNYLGIIYQSAWESELTLGQPQKSLISRLLKSIKRFGRYIQSYF, encoded by the coding sequence TTGAAAGATTTTGTTCTCTACTGTAAATCCTACTCAAGAGATTTTTTGCGCCTAAAGCGGCTGCTGGAGTCCATCAATCAATTTAACGCCGACCACTTAGATTTCTACATTTCTACGCCAAGTGCAGATAAAGGTTTGTTGGAGGAGATCTTGGGTCAAGATGGATACATTTGGATTGCAGACGAAGATATTGTTGTTGCGAACCCAAATGCCGACTTTTCAAAATACCAGGCAATGTCTGGCGGTCTGTCTCAGCAAATTATCAAATCGGAATTTTGGCGACTAGGACTTGCAGAAAATTATTTATGCTTGGATTCCGATAGTTTATTCATTCGAAATTTCTATAAATCTGACTTCTTATCAAATGATGGTGTGCCTTATACCGTACTACATCAAAATAAGGAACTGTTTCAACTTGCTACCGATCGTGGGCATGAGAAAGTGGAGAGGGGTCTAAGAATTGAGGCTGAGCGAGTTAAAGGGTTGTTTGATCGTAAAGGGCCAAATTTTTATTGCGCTCCCTCCCCATTTATCTGGTCAGCTCGGGTGTGGATGTCGTTAGATACGGAGTATCTTCAGTCTAAGAGCATGAGTGTGTGGGATTTTATTACCCCGGAGTATCCTGAGACTCTCATCTATGGGGAAGCACTGCTCAAATACCGCGCTATTCCATTGATTGCAATTGAGCCCTTATTTCGCACGTATCACTATGATTGGCAATATTTCTTGATGAAGCGTTTGGGAGAGACTAAGGCTAAGTTGGCGCAAAACTATTTGGGCATCATTTACCAGTCTGCATGGGAATCTGAACTCACCCTTGGACAGCCTCAAAAATCTTTAATTTCTCGGTTGCTCAAATCTATTAAACGCTTTGGGCGCTACATACAGAGCTATTTCTAA
- a CDS encoding aspartate carbamoyltransferase catalytic subunit — MGSGSNLVNQFNTAGELTHLLTLEGLPKEQILHILDTAQQFVSVTDPSREVKKVPLLRGKSVFNLFFENSTRTRTTFEIAAKRLSADVINLDISTSSTAKGESLLDTIDNLVAMQADIFVVRHSVSRAPIEIANHVPAHVHVVNAGDGSHQHPTQGLLDMYTMRHFKQNFKGLKVAIVGDIVHSRVAKSNIHALTTLGCEDIRVIGPESLLPRDLDMLGVKVFHSMEEGLKDVDVVMTLRIQKERMEAGQVPEGEAFFKQYGLTSSRLALAKADAIVMHPGPMNRGVEIDSVVADGPQSVILNQVTFGIAVRMAVMSIVAGN, encoded by the coding sequence ATGGGTTCTGGGAGCAACTTAGTGAATCAATTTAATACCGCTGGAGAGTTGACGCACCTCTTGACCTTAGAGGGTTTGCCAAAAGAGCAGATCCTCCATATTTTGGATACTGCCCAACAATTTGTTAGTGTGACTGACCCCTCTAGAGAGGTAAAGAAAGTACCTCTATTGCGGGGAAAAAGTGTGTTTAACCTATTTTTTGAAAATTCTACGCGAACCAGAACGACCTTTGAAATCGCTGCCAAGAGGTTGTCAGCCGATGTTATTAATTTAGACATCTCTACATCATCCACTGCAAAGGGTGAGAGCCTTCTCGATACGATTGATAATTTAGTTGCAATGCAGGCCGATATTTTTGTAGTGCGTCATAGCGTATCAAGGGCGCCAATCGAGATTGCTAATCATGTGCCCGCGCATGTGCACGTTGTTAATGCAGGTGATGGCAGTCATCAACATCCAACCCAAGGCTTGTTGGATATGTATACGATGCGTCACTTTAAGCAGAACTTCAAAGGATTAAAGGTGGCGATTGTTGGTGATATCGTCCATAGCCGCGTTGCTAAATCGAATATTCATGCGCTGACGACTTTGGGTTGCGAAGATATTCGTGTGATTGGTCCCGAAAGCTTGTTACCGAGAGATTTAGATATGCTTGGTGTTAAGGTCTTTCACAGCATGGAAGAAGGCTTGAAGGATGTTGATGTGGTGATGACTTTGCGTATTCAAAAAGAGCGTATGGAAGCAGGCCAAGTTCCAGAGGGTGAGGCCTTCTTTAAGCAGTATGGTTTAACGTCTTCACGCTTAGCGCTAGCTAAGGCTGATGCAATCGTCATGCACCCTGGCCCTATGAATCGTGGAGTCGAGATTGATTCTGTTGTAGCTGATGGACCTCAATCTGTCATTTTGAATCAAGTGACATTTGGTATCGCAGTGCGGATGGCTGTTATGTCTATCGTTGCTGGTAATTAA
- the ruvX gene encoding Holliday junction resolvase RuvX produces MSAITVMAFDYGTRRVGVAVGNSVTQVGQALKTITAPNIDALFEEIQGLIREWQPQQLVVGRPVYPDGVEHEMTAKATRFGNQLHGRLNLPVSWVDERYTSAILEGDSQMRDNLDAHSASLILEQYFAERPLA; encoded by the coding sequence ATGAGTGCAATTACTGTAATGGCGTTTGATTACGGTACACGTCGTGTTGGTGTGGCAGTAGGAAATTCAGTAACTCAAGTAGGTCAAGCATTAAAAACAATTACTGCGCCTAATATTGATGCGCTCTTTGAGGAGATTCAGGGCCTGATAAGAGAATGGCAGCCACAGCAGTTGGTGGTAGGTCGCCCAGTCTATCCCGACGGAGTAGAGCATGAAATGACTGCGAAAGCGACACGTTTTGGGAATCAGTTGCATGGAAGGTTGAATTTACCAGTGTCCTGGGTCGATGAGCGCTATACATCCGCTATTTTGGAGGGTGACTCACAGATGCGGGACAATCTAGATGCGCACTCTGCATCTTTGATTTTGGAGCAGTATTTCGCAGAACGGCCACTGGCTTAA
- a CDS encoding YqgE/AlgH family protein: MPGMVDPNFANSVIYLFEHNARGAMGLVVNKPTEVDLATLFDKIELKLEIAPLLEQPVYFGGPVQVERGFVLHESNPHLSYSSSLIIPGGLTMTTSKDVLEAVAIGNGPRKFLMTLGYAGWGAGQLEEEITLNGWMNVPLSRDQMMEIIFNTPSSQRYEKTMNHLGFDLSSLSGEAGHA, encoded by the coding sequence ATGCCCGGCATGGTGGACCCCAATTTTGCAAACTCCGTTATCTATTTGTTTGAGCATAATGCAAGAGGAGCAATGGGGTTGGTTGTTAATAAGCCCACTGAAGTTGATTTAGCAACTTTGTTTGACAAGATTGAGCTCAAACTGGAAATCGCGCCTTTGCTGGAGCAACCAGTTTATTTTGGTGGCCCTGTGCAGGTAGAGCGTGGTTTTGTTCTACATGAGTCCAATCCCCATCTTTCTTATAGCTCCTCACTGATTATTCCGGGCGGTCTCACGATGACCACTTCTAAGGACGTGCTTGAAGCGGTGGCAATTGGTAACGGACCAAGAAAGTTTTTAATGACCTTGGGTTATGCAGGTTGGGGTGCTGGTCAACTTGAAGAAGAAATCACTCTCAATGGTTGGATGAATGTCCCTTTGTCACGCGATCAAATGATGGAAATTATCTTCAATACACCATCAAGCCAGCGATATGAAAAAACAATGAATCATCTTGGGTTTGATTTGTCTTCACTTTCTGGTGAAGCGGGGCATGCCTAA